In Gimesia panareensis, the genomic window ATGCTGATGTCCGTGCTTTTGGTTTCACAGGTGGATGCAGAAGAAAAACAACAGGCATCGACCGAAGAGACGAAACCGTTTCTGGTCGTGAAGCTAGTGGATCAGGAGGGAAAACCGGTGGTGGGGGCGCAGACCGGTATGGTGGCGATCGTCAAAGGCTCTGATCGTGAGCAGGGATTGGAGTGGGACTTCGGGCACTATGAGCAGAAGTCTGATGCTGAAGGGATGCTCCGGTTTCGCGATCGGGGCCAGTTTCGCAGCATGGTCTATGCGCGGCATGCCGGTCGTGGCCTGGTGGCTGTGAAACGGACGGATCTGATTGAGGACCAGAAGTCGCCCCTGGTGCTGACGATGTATCCTGAATGCCATGTTACCTGGACGATTGAAAGCAGTCAGCTCCGCCAACGCGGTAAAGAAATCGGGGTCCTGCGCGGGCTCAGTAGTTCGGAAAACCTGATCTGCCAGTGGTGTCAGCGCACAGGTTCGACGCTGCATTTTTTTCTACCGCAGGGAGAGTTTTCCCTTCTGGCTCACTCAAAACATATCAGTCCGATTGAGAAACCAATCGTGATCAAAGCCGGGCAGAAAACATTGGATGCGGGGACGTCGGATGCCCATGCCCAGAAGTGGATTTTACTCGAAGGTCAGCCAGCACCGGAAATCGCAGATGTCAAAGAGTGGAAAAATAGTCCGCCAATCAAGTTGTCGCAACTGAGAGGGAAAGTGGTCGTGCTGGAGTTCTGGGGCTGGTGGTGTGGTCCCTGCGTTTACTTCGGCATTCCGGAACTCTTCAAGTTGCGGGACGAATATTCGCAGGACGATCTGGCGATTATTGGCATTCATACGCCTTATGGTGAAGAGGATGAGGTGACATCGGTAGCGGAACTGGATGAGAAACTGGCCAAAATACGGGAGAAGATCTGGAAAGGAAAAACGATTGAATTTCCGGTGGTTCTCACCCGCTTTCGTAAGGTGCCGTACTATCCCGGTGAAAAGTCGAGTGCGAATGCGATCATGAATGTTGAATATGGCATCAACCGTTTCCCGAGTTCCATTGTGATCGATCGCCAGGGGAATGTTGTGGGGAAACTGGATCTGAGAGACAAGGCGGGACGCGAAGAACTGAGAAAGTTAATTGAAGCGAAGTGACCGGAGCCCGTTACAGTAGAAAGAAACATGTTTGCGTGTTACCTGTAGCGGGTTGGGTTCTTTTTAAATTGCTCCTGCGGTTTCTCTGACGGTTTCCTGTTGTCTTTGACAACCCCGAATTTCATTCGGGGGCACCCTTACTTCCAGACTATTCCGTTGCCTGTTGTTTGCGATAGAGGTGGATGATCATCAGGAAGCAGAGGAAGTCGTAGACGGTGTGAGTGGTGATGGGGATCAGCAGATTCTGGGGGGTGAAGAGGACGAGCAGCAGGCTGAGATAGACGCCCATCAGCGTGGCGACAATCACGTAGAGACGGGTGATCGAGTGCAGAATGCCGAAAATCATGTTGGTCAGGACGATGGCAAAGACCACGCCGAATTGAGTGGACCAGGATTGCAGGACGCCGCGAAACAGCAGCTCTTCGCCCAGGCCGATGAAGATGCAGAGGATGAACAGTTCCAGTATCGAACCGTTGACAATGCGTGGTCCCAGTTCATCGAGCAGAAACTGTTTGATCTTTTGAAACGCCTGAACGGGCAATGTTACCGAGAGCAGAAAAAACAGAAACATGGGCAGCGCTGCCAGGACGCCGATGAGCAGATCGGTCCAGTTCCAGTTCAGGTTGGTGAGCGGGCTGACGTCCAGAGCCCAGCCCAGTCCGAAAGCAATGACGATGAAGCCGATGGAAAACAGCGAGCCACCCAGGATGAAGAATTGCTGTTCTTGTGGTAGTTGGTCATCCAGTTCTTGTTCGTCGTCCGGGTGCGGCATAAGGGGGCGGTTCACTCTCTTGGTTCAGGTTTAATGGGATTATAGCACTGACGGGGGGGAATCCAACTCCCGAAAGTCTATCCAGGTTTACCAGGTTTCTCTGTTTTAAGGGTGGTGCGAGGGTTTGAAAACTGCATCTTGCAGAAACTCACCATCTCGAATACATTTTCCCAATCTTAACAGGATGTTTTGTGAATCACAGGCGTCTCGTCGGCTGATCGATGAGATTGTCGACTGTTTCTTATCCACACAGTAATTCTTTTTCGAAGAAGCGGTAGTGCAAGGATGCTGCACCGTTTACGTCAATGGCTCTGTCCTGATTTGGCGATCGATCTGGGAACGGCGAACACACTCGTTGCGATCCAGGGCGAGGGGATTGCGCTGGACGAACCCTCGGTGGTGGCGTTGCATAAAGGCAGCCGCAAGATTCTGGGGAAAGGGACCGCGGTCGGAAAGCTGGCCAAACAGATGCTGGGGCGCACGCCGGACAGCATCATTGCGGTACGTCCACTCAAGGAAGGCGTGATCACTGACTTCGAACTCTGCGAGTCGATGCTGCGGTATTTCATTCTCAAGGCCCGCCATCACTCGCGTGGGCTACGACCGCGAGTCGTGATTGCGGTGCCGGGCAGTATTACGCCGGTCGAGAAGCGGGCCGTGTTCAACAGTGCCGAACGTGCAGGCGCAGGTCGGGTTTATCTGATTGAAGAATCGAAGGCGGCAGGCATTGGTGCCGGGCTGCCGATCTCCGAACCGATGGCGAGCATGGTGTGTGACATCGGCGGCGGCACGAGTGAAGTGGCCATCATGAGTCTGGGCGATACGGTGGTGAGCAACTCCGTGCGGATCGGCGGCGACAAGTGTGATGAAGCGATTGTCGAATACATGAAGCAGCATTTCTCGCTGCGGATTGGTGTGCAGACCGCGGAGGACCTCAAGCTGGAACTGGGGAGTGCCTATCCGCTGGAGCAGGAACTGACCGGCGAGGTCAAAGGCCTGGATACGATCAGCAGCATTCCCCGGAAAGCAATCGTGACCAGCGAGGAACTGCGGGAGGCCCTGCATGGTCCGTTGGAATCGATTTTGAACTGCTGCAAACAGACGATCGAACAGTGTAAGCCGGAACTGGTGGCGGATCTCGCGGATAATGGAATGGTGCTGACCGGCGGTGGTGCGCTGCTGAGGGGATTGGAATATTATATGAGCGAACAGCTGGGGATTCCGGTGCGGGTGGATGAAGATCCGCTGCGGACTGTGGCCCGCGGGACGGCGATCTGCCTGGAACATCTGAGCCAGTGGCGGCATGCTTTTGATAATGGCGAAGGTGACTTTTAAAAGGACGGGCCCGGATCGATGAAGCGAGAATCCCGATCAGCAGAGATCAAGCTGGTGCTCCTGGCGCTGCTAGTCGGCATCGGTCTGTATCTGGTTCCTGGAGAGTATTCGGGGCGGTTGTATAATCTGATGCGGGATGCGGTGCGTCCCGGACTGACGCTGGTGCAGGCGTTGAAAGACCGGAAGACTCCGGAAGTCAAACAGAGTGCACCGGACGGACGTGTAAAACAGCTGGAACGGAAACTGGCGGCGGCCGCGCAGGAGAACCGTCGGCTGGCGCTGGAGCGGCTGCAACTGGCTGAAGAACTGGCGCAGCTCAAGCGGACAGGCGCCCCCGATTACGAGACGCAGCAGAGCGAACGGCTGCTGGTGCCCGATCTGATCGAGGCAAACATTCTGGGCGAGGCGGCAATCGCGCTGCTCAGAGAGGGACGGTTGCTCGATCAGGGCGAGACGCAGGGCGTATTTGAATCTTCGTTTGTACTCCAGTCGGATCTGCCTGCGATTGACCAGGGCGCCGCCCAGGGAATGAAAGCGGGTTACTCGCTGTATGCGGGACAGGCGGTGATTGGCAAGATCAGCGAGGTCGGCAAGTGGACGAGTACGCTGATCCCGATCACGTCAGTCAAGTATCGGGGGTCGGCCCGGATTGCCCGCAAAACCGAACAGGGGCTGCAACTGGGCACGGATGGTATCCTGGTGGGGCGCGGCGAAGGAAAATGTGAGCTGTTACAGATCCCGCCCACTGAATCGATTCAGGTGGGGCAGGAAGTCTATACGGGCGAAGTCGATCGCGAGTTGCCCTTAAGCATGCAGTCGACGCTGGGGCAGCCAATGTATTACGGGCGCGTGATCGAGGCCGAGCTGCCCCGCGGCGCACCCTACTGGAAAATCATTGTCGAACCGGCGGTCAAGCTGTCTGAAGTACGCCAGGTCAGCGTACTGCGACAGATTATCAACCCGCGACGGATGCTGGCGAACTGAGAAAGGAATCCACGGTGAAAGTTTTCAGCTTACTGTTGCTCTGTTACCTGGCAATCATCGCGCAACTGGTGCTGGTGCCCGAAATGAGCGTGGTCGGCAGCCGACCTCATCTGCCGCTGGTTGTGCTTTGTCTGGCGCTGTTCTGGTTGCGGGACGCACAGGTGTTTGTCTGGGCGATTCTGACAGGCATCATTTGTGAGACGTTCGACAACGCGCATGCGGGGACCGGCGTCCTGGTTTTGACGGGGCTCTGCTGGCTGGCGTATCGGATTCAGGTGCAGTTCGAACTGCGGTCCCTGGTGAGCCGTTCGGCTGTGATGCTGGGGCTGGCGTTTGCCTTTGAATGTCTGTTTCAGATGGTGAACCGGAGCGACTTCAGGTCTCTGTCGGAACTGTCCAGCATGCTGCCGGTTTCCGCGGGCAATGCTGTTTATACGGCTGTGGTGGGACTGGTGTTGCTGCTGATCTGCAAAATGGGTCGGTCTTTGTGGCCTTTCTCTGGCAATTCCGATTTTGCGGCCAGACACTCCTACACCTCCCGTTATTCCCACTGATCTGTTTCCCGTTGAGGGAACTGAGGAACTTTGAATCTGATGCGAAACCGTCCTGGCAATGATCACATGACGCTGGAAAACGAGGCCGGTGGCCAGTCGTTTCAGGTGGATCGTCTGCCCGGCGTACGTGTGTTTCTGCTGGGGCTGATTCTGGTAGTCCCCCTGCTGGCGGTCAGCGGGCGGCTGATGTTCATTCAGATGATGAACGCGGAACATTTTTACTCCCGGTTTGGCCAGACAACAGAGTCGTTTGAAAGTATTCCGAGTCGGGACGGGCGGATCGTATCCATTGATGGTCGCGTGCTGGCGCTGGATGTGGAACGCTTTGATCTGCAGGCGCATTATCGCTGGCTGGAAGAACCGCCGAACCCGCGGTGGTTGAAACAGCAGGCGCTGACGTTGCTAGAACCAGTGGAACGTCGCGATCAGGAGAAGGTCAAAGCGGCGCAGGAACAGGTGCTGGCCCGACGGCAACAGCTGTGGGAAGAGCTGGCGCAGGTCATGCGGACCACACCTGAAGAATTGCAGACATCGTGCCGGGACGTGCAAGAGCGGGTGGAGACGATTATCGAGAGCGTCAATCAACGGGCCTCTCAGAAGGAGAACGATAGCGAAGTCACAGAAGCGGAATCGGAAACGAAGACCGTCACAAAAGAGGACCAGCTGCAGCAGTTCTGGTCGCTGCTGAAAGACGCGTTAACGCGGCCGCCCCGCCGTCCGCGGCGCGAACGAATTGTGGTGCGCGAGGAGCTGGATTATCACACGCTGGCGTCCGGGATTCCGCGTGAGATCGCACTGGCGATCTCGGCTCATCCGGAGCGGTTTCCGGGAATTCATATCCAGGTGGCGACGTTGCGCGAATATCCGCAGAAGACGCTCGCACCGCACGAGATCGGGATTCGGCATCGGATCGATGAAAAGACGCTGGAGGCGCGCAAGCTGCGGTTTCCGGAGGGGGATCCACTGGATTACCAGGAGGGGGACCGGATCGGCAAGATGGGGGTCGAACGGACCTACGACCGTTACCTGCGCGGCTTGCGTGGCTTGAAAAAAGTGATCAAGAACCGACAGGGAGAAATCATCCGGACCGAAATCGTTCGCGAGCCGAAATCGGGCGACGATGTGGTACTGACGCTCAATACCAGCCTGCAGGACGAAGTACAGAATCTGCTGGATGAATCGTTGCATGAGCTGCGTCAGGGGACCGAGGAGCAGCCGGCGGAGCAGACGGATCCGGCAGCCGGCGGTTGTGTGGTGGTGCTGGATGTGCGAACCGGTGCGATCGTGGCGACGGCAGCGGCACCGCGGTACGATCTGAATCTGCTGCTGCATCCGACTCCCGAAGAGTGGCAGGCGGTTCTGAACGATCCGCGTCGTCCACTGTTTCCCCGGGCCACACAGATGATGCTGCCGCCCGGTTCGACGTTCAAAGCGCTGACCTCGATTGCATTGATGGAAAGTGGCAAGGTCGACCCGGATGAACCGTATGTCTGCCGGGGGTATCTGGATCGTCCCGATCGGCATCGCGACTATATTTACCGTCACTACGGCGTGGGGCATAACGAGCTGACACTGACGCGGGCGTTGCGGGAATCGTGTAACGTCTACTTCTTTCAGGCGGCCCGGAAGATGGGACCGGAGACGATTTATCACTGGGCCGATCAACTCGGGTTCGGCAAGCCGACGGGCATCGATATTCCGGGGGAGCGGGGCGGACATCTGCCCGATCCCTCTCCAGCAAAACCGGGGAAAAAATCGCCCTGGTATCCGGGGGATACCCTGGGAATGGCCATTGGTCAGTCGCGGCTGACGGTGACGCCGCTGCAGATCGCGCGGCTGATGGCGGTGGTGGCGAATGACGGAGAGCTGGTGGTGCCCCACCTGGCACATAGTATCGTGCCCTCTGCTGAATCAGCCACTACGACGCGGCAGATGATTTCGTATCCGCGGCGGTACGTGAGCGGCATTCATCCGGGGACGCTGGAACGGGTGCGGGAAGGATTGATCGAGGTGGTCGCGCATTCACGGGGGACCGGATATAAAACGGTCCGTCTCAAGGAAATCACGATTGCCGGTAAAACGGGGACCGCAGAAACCGGAGGCGGGAAGAACGACCATGCCTGGTTCGCGGGATTCGTCCCCGCGCAGCGACCGAAGTATGCGTTTGCCGTAGTGATCGAGCATGGGGGCTCCGGGAGCCGCGTGGCGGGGCCAGTGGCGCAGAAGCTGGTGCGGGCGATGCTCGATTCCAGCCTGCTGCAGCCAACCCAACCGAAGTTGCAGGCAAACTGAAGCTTGCCTGCGTGACTTCTATTTTTCCTCTTTGGGAGGAATGAGCGCTTCTGGCTGATCGATGTGCAGGTAGTGCCCATGATCGGCGGTGAGGATCACGACGGTGTCCTGCCAGTTGCTGTGCTTTTCGACCCAGTCGGTGATGACTTTGAAGGCGGCTTCCCCGCTTTTGACGGCTCCGATGGAGTTATCGAGGTTGTTGTCGTGGTTGGCCCAGTCGACATCGCCGGCTTCGACGAGTAGCCAGAATCCCTTTTTATTCTGGCTGAGAACATCGAGGGCAGACTCGGTCATGTCGGCCAGGGTGGGGTTTTCTTTAATGTCTTCCGTCGAGTATTTTTCGGCACTGTTTTTCAGTCCGGGAGCGGGCTGGTAATCCCCGTCTGCGGTCTGAAAGGGGAGGTGGGCGGCGTAGTTGCCGACACCATAGACGCCCAGCAGGCGGGTCTTATTTTTGATGGCGGACTGAGTGGCCTGCTGGAGACCTGTTTTACCAGAAACGCCAGGAGACCTGAGAGCGACCGTGTACTTTCCGCCGTGCTTGACGTCGGCTTTTTCGATGGTTTCCTCGGAGATGTATTTCCAGCCGGGGACGAAGTTCTTACCGTGCGATTTCCCGCCGGACTTTTTCTCCATGGTGCCGAACCCGCCGCCGAGGACGACGTCCAGACCGGGCAGGGAATCATTGGGATGGGAGATCGAAGACTGGCCGACGAGGTCGCGGGCGATGTCCTGGTAATCGTTGCGGCTGACGTTGTGAGCATAGGCGGCTGCGGGAGTCGCGTGTGTGATCGGGACGCTGGTAACGACGCCGATGGCATAACCGTCCTGCTGCGCCTGATGGGCAATCGTCGTCACCGGGGCACCGGTGGGATCGACGTTGATGGCATTGTTGTAGGACTTGATTCCCGCGGTCATGGAGGTGGCGGTATTTGCGGAGTCGGGATAGGCGTGCTCCCCGTAATTGTTACTGGGGCTGCCGATGAGGTACTTTTTGTCTTTGCCCGGCGTCCAGGGGTTGGGCCCCCCTTTTTCCGCATTGTATCCACCGCGGATTTTGCCTCCGGGATTCAAGACGCTCTGTTTGTCGACGTCCACGTTGGTGGCCGCGTTATGAGGCGCGGTGACCATGAAGCCGAACTGGGACGTGCCGGCTGCAGGATAATCCTGGAAGTAGAGGCCAGTTCCGCGACCGCTTTGATATTTGTCAGCACGATTATAATAGAGGGCGGCGGCCCGGGTGGTCTGCCAGTCCATGCCGTCAAAGACGACCAGGATGATGTTTTTCTTGCCTGCTTTGAGGGCGGCTTCCTGAATGTTGTAGAGGTTGGTCTGGTCCAGGTATTCCGCTGTGGCGTTCACGCTGTTTTCGGGGAGGTAGCCGTAAATGGATTCGAGTTTTTTCGCATTGCGGTAAGGGCTGTTCTGACCCGTGTAGGAATTCAGGTCGATTCCCTGGCCGGCGTCTTTGGTGCCAAAGGTGTAGACGGGGATCAGCCGCAGCGAGTGGGTGGACCACTGGGTATAGTTTTCTGGATCGAAGCCCCAGTGTGCGATGGGACTTTTCTTATTGCGAATGGCTTCGGTCTGGATCTTGCGAATGTGGTCGGCCTCCGGTTTTTTCGCGGAGACGGGCGAACAGATTGCCAGTAAAACCAGCGCGAACAGGCTGGCAGAAACAGCGCGTTTCATGGGATCCTCTATGATGATATCTGTAATTGGTTTGTGGTGAGTTGAGGAAGGTCGTCTCAATATTATAGGGGGGAGCGGGTCGGGTTTGTAAAGCGTGGGACTGTGAAGCGTGTGTGAAGTTTTCAAGATTCACGGCACTGTCGATTCTGGTAACGACTTACGTCACGCGACAGGGAACGAATTTTCTGGCCCGGACTGAATTTCTACCGGGATGCGTTCCAGGATCCCTTCCTGGAAAACCGGGTACAGTTTCAGATCGTCCAGATGTACATATCCGATGTGGCAGCCACAAGTCTGATTTGTGCAAGGACGATCGGTGAGGCAGACCTCAAAACCGGGTTCATAAAGATTCCCCAGCCGCTGTTTGATGAAGTGGCAGCGATAGATTTCGCCGGCACCGTCCACGGAAATCACACTGGAGCCACACCGGCAACTGCGACCCAGGCTCGCATGATATTGAGTATTGAGTTCAAACAGCGGATCGATGGCTGTGAAGCGTTCGAGGAGTTCGCCCTGGTAATCGACGTTCGAACTTTTGGCAGCGTTGACCCAGAGGTAGATGTCGTCGGGGAGTTCCGCACGGAGTCGTTCGATTTCTTCCAGATCTTCAGGAAGTCCGACAGAGCCGACACTGTGTGCCACGCCCAGTTCGGTCAGCCGTCGCGACTGAGAGAGGAAGCGGGCCCGCGTGGTCTGCGAGGGATGAAAAGTGCACCAGAGGGCCAGCCGGGAGGTATTCGCGTTTTCGATCCAATCTAAATCATAAGAGAGATTGGTCTGGGCGGCGACTTTTTCGACTTGCTCGAGGCGGGTCAGTTCACAGATGGCTGCCTGATACCAGCGGCGGGTGAGTGCTTCTCCCCAGGGGGTGAAGAAGAGGGAGAGTGAGTCGCCCGTGCGGGTTTTGATCCAGTCGACCAGGCGTTCGAGGGCCAGACGATCGGTTTTTAATTCGGCAGCGGTTTCATGGCGTTTGGCAAAGGGGCAGTAATGACAGTCGTAGTTGCAACTGGAGAGGGGGCCGCGATATAGAATGCTGAGAGTTACTGGCATTGAAACGTCTCCATACACTGCAGGACCTGTTCCGAGTAGAGCCAGGGGCCGATCGTGTCCGAACGTTCGAGACCGGTTGATGTGAGGATGATCGTATCGGCGGTGATCCGGGCGAGGCCATGCTCTGCCAGTTCCTCCAGCGCGGGAAAATGATCCAGGACATCTGCCCCGAATGTGTCTGCATAGAAGTCACGGGAGAGCCCCGTCGTCTGCAGGAGCGAGAGGATGAGAAAGCGGCGGCGCTGTTCATCGCAGTTCAGTTGAAAACCGTAGTCGACAGAAGCGAAGGACTCCGGCTCCTGTTCCAGATAGTGGGCGATGATGGCCGCTACGCTGCTGCGGCCGACCGCGAATTCGCTGGAGTAGTGGGTGCGGCTGGTGTAAGAGCGGGCACCGCAGCCCAGACCGATCATGCCATCCGTCTGACAGCAGTACTGTGTATCGTGGGGTTGTGTTGAGTCCTCTAAGCGAAACATGCGGAGCGAGTGTTGAGCGTATCCGTGTTCCAGCAGGAAATCTCTTCCGGCGCGGTAGAGGGTGAGGCGATGGTCGTCCCACTGTTGCTGTTTGCGTCCCAGACCGGTTAAGGGGCGGACATAAAGGGGGTAGAGATAGATTTCTTCCGGTCGGAATGCCAGTGCCTGCTGCAGGGAGTTAAGAAAGCTGGCGGCAGTCTGACCGTCAGCCCCGTAGATCAGATCGAGATTGAGAGTGGGAAAGCCGGCACTGCGGACCAGATCGAGGGCCTGCAGAATTTCCTTCCGTTTCTGCGGACGTCCGAGGTGGAGGGCTTCCTGTTCGTCAAACGACTGAATGCCGAGACTGATGCGGTCGACTCCCTGTGCGCGGATGAGGGTTACTTTTTCTGCGGTCAAGGTGGCGGGTGAGCCTTCGATGCTGGCAGGGATTTGCTCTGGGCTGGTATGCAGTTCCTGTTGCAGGATCTCAAATAACTGTGCGAGTTCGTCGGGCTCCAGGTAGGTGGGGGTGCCTCCGCCGATCGCGAGCTGGGAGAAATGAAAGTCGGGCAGCTGATCGCGCACCTGTCGGGCCTCGACGCGGAGTTGTTGCAGATATTGAGTGGCGAGATCCGTCTGGGGATTCGAGAGGGTAAACAGGTTGCAGAACCCGCACCGGTATTCACAGAAGGGAAGATGCACGTAGAGCGAGAGGTCGGTGCGGTCTTCCGATTCCCAGATCTCCCGCAGGGGGAGGGGACTGGCGAATGGACGATAGGCGGACTTATGCGGATAAGCGTAGCTGTAAGAGACGAACGGTGTTTCCGCGAGCATTGTCTGCAGTTGGGTCATGGCTGGTCTCCCGTCCGGGGAAGCAGGCATTCGAGGTAGGGGACTTCCCAGACGACCGGATGCGAAATGCGATGTCCCCGATAACCGTCTTCGCCGAAGGTCGTGCCGTGATCGGAACAGATGATGCAGAGCAGTGGAGCCCGCTGTTGCAGGGCTGCGAACAGGGGGCCGAGTTGAGCGTCTGCATAGGCGAGGGCTGCGAGCTGGGTTTCGACGGAATCTTCGAGGGCGTCTTGGACGAAGATGCAGCTGGGTTGATGGGTGGCAGAGACGTTGAGGAACAGAAACAGTCGCTGGTCGGCTGGTTGCTGGTTCAGCAGTTCGAGGGTGAAGTCGACCTGGTGTTGTGTGGAGTGACGATCGGTGACGCCGAACGCGGGCTGCCAGTAGCTTTCCTGAAACAGGCCGGGAAGTACGGTGCCGAGCGGGCTCTGTTGATTGAAGAAGCCGACGCCTCCAATGCAGAGGGTGTGGTAACCGCGGTCCGCCAGCCCGGCGACGATATTGTCTGTCGAGAAAACGCAGGTCTGGTCAGCAATGGTTTCGCTGCCGGGAAATTCGAGTGCGAAGAGTCGCGGATGCCGGCCTGGTGCGATGGGAGTGGGGAGAAAGCCGGCGAAAAAGGCCTGGTGGGCGGCAAAGGTGAAATTGCCCGGGGTGTGTCGGCACTCCCAGCCGGTCTCGGGGAGGAGCCGGGCCAGATGGGGGGTGAGTCCCTCTTCCAGCGCGCGGGCAGCGACATCGAAGCGGAGCGAATCGAGGGTGATCAACAGGATGTCGTGAGACCCCAGGCAGGCGCGTGCATCAATCATGGTACCAGAGATTCCAGCGAGTTGAGTGAGGAAATCTGGTAATGCGGCTGCGGAACTTCGTCAGGGAAGGTGCGCTCGAGGTCCATCCAGCAGGTCAGCATACCGATCTGCCGGGCGCCGGAAATGTCCTGGTGGGGATGATCGCCGACGTAGAGTGCCTGTTGGGGAGAGACTCCTAATGCGTGTAAGGCTTGCGAGAAGATTTCCGCGTCCGGTTTTGCCGAGCCGGTCTC contains:
- a CDS encoding STM4012 family radical SAM protein, which encodes MTQLQTMLAETPFVSYSYAYPHKSAYRPFASPLPLREIWESEDRTDLSLYVHLPFCEYRCGFCNLFTLSNPQTDLATQYLQQLRVEARQVRDQLPDFHFSQLAIGGGTPTYLEPDELAQLFEILQQELHTSPEQIPASIEGSPATLTAEKVTLIRAQGVDRISLGIQSFDEQEALHLGRPQKRKEILQALDLVRSAGFPTLNLDLIYGADGQTAASFLNSLQQALAFRPEEIYLYPLYVRPLTGLGRKQQQWDDHRLTLYRAGRDFLLEHGYAQHSLRMFRLEDSTQPHDTQYCCQTDGMIGLGCGARSYTSRTHYSSEFAVGRSSVAAIIAHYLEQEPESFASVDYGFQLNCDEQRRRFLILSLLQTTGLSRDFYADTFGADVLDHFPALEELAEHGLARITADTIILTSTGLERSDTIGPWLYSEQVLQCMETFQCQ
- a CDS encoding HAD family hydrolase encodes the protein MIQPDPQCLQLLEQLRENYTLAVITNGSAHLQRAKLKAAGIDQYIDQIWISEETGSAKPDAEIFSQALHALGVSPQQALYVGDHPHQDISGARQIGMLTCWMDLERTFPDEVPQPHYQISSLNSLESLVP
- a CDS encoding STM4013/SEN3800 family hydrolase, producing the protein MIDARACLGSHDILLITLDSLRFDVAARALEEGLTPHLARLLPETGWECRHTPGNFTFAAHQAFFAGFLPTPIAPGRHPRLFALEFPGSETIADQTCVFSTDNIVAGLADRGYHTLCIGGVGFFNQQSPLGTVLPGLFQESYWQPAFGVTDRHSTQHQVDFTLELLNQQPADQRLFLFLNVSATHQPSCIFVQDALEDSVETQLAALAYADAQLGPLFAALQQRAPLLCIICSDHGTTFGEDGYRGHRISHPVVWEVPYLECLLPRTGDQP